One stretch of Chlamydia abortus DNA includes these proteins:
- a CDS encoding CesT family type III secretion system chaperone — MQNQFEQLLESLGTKLNTSLVPDKNHACLIRFNNTQVPVQLEEDGTSGDIAVGTILGTLPENVFRERIFKAALSVNASPQSNIKGILGYGEISQQLYLSDVLNMNYLNGEKLFHYLNLFSMHAKIWIAALETGNLPDLHVLGMYHL, encoded by the coding sequence ATGCAAAATCAGTTTGAACAACTTTTGGAATCTCTTGGCACAAAATTAAACACATCTTTAGTTCCTGATAAAAACCATGCGTGTTTAATTCGCTTTAATAACACGCAAGTTCCTGTACAGCTTGAAGAAGATGGGACTTCCGGAGACATTGCCGTAGGCACAATCCTTGGGACTCTACCAGAAAATGTATTCCGCGAACGTATTTTTAAAGCTGCTCTTTCTGTAAATGCTTCCCCACAATCGAATATTAAAGGCATACTGGGTTATGGAGAGATTTCACAGCAGCTGTACTTGTCCGACGTTTTAAATATGAATTATCTAAATGGAGAGAAGCTTTTTCACTATTTAAACCTTTTTTCCATGCATGCAAAAATTTGGATAGCAGCTTTAGAAACAGGCAATCTTCCTGATCTACATGTCCTAGGCATGTATCATTTATAA